From Jiangella mangrovi:
TCAGAGTCTGTGCGTGTGGCCGATCTGTCGCAGAACCAGGGAAGGGATGTATCCCTCCGGCCTGACGGTGTGTACGCGAAATGCGAGCCGTGCTGCCGTCCAACGTTGCCCACACTCGACGACCGGTCATCCGACCAGTTCACGGCCGTATTCATCGCCCGACTCGACGACGCCCACGATGCGTCAGCGCGATCGCGGGCATGAGAGCACGCGGCAGCCACGCACTCCCGGTCACCGCGTGCCTTGGGGCGGTTGCCGCACATCACCATCGAGCACCCGCGCCGCCGATGGGCCTTCGTGTGGTCGTAGTCCCAGCCATCAGATCCCCGCGCGTTCTCATCGAGCCGATCCGCCACCGCGTCGTGTCCTGGGTCGCCGGACGAGATCGCACCAAGCGGAGGCATCGAACTCGACGACGATGCCGACGACCGGGTCGCCGCAGGCCGCCTCGCGCAGCACGTCGCGGTAGACCCGGCGCAGCGCGGAACAGGTGACGACGGCGCTTCGGCACTGCTCGGCCTGGGCGCTCAGCCAGTCGCGGACGGTGCGCAGCCACGGCTCGCGGTCGGCGTCGGTCAGCGGCGCGCCGGCCGACATCTTGGCGACGTTGGCCGGCGGATGCATGTCGTCGGCCTCGGCGAACGGCCGGTCCAGCAGCTCGGCGAGGCGGGTCGCGACCGTCGTCTTGCCGGAGCCGGACACGCCCATGACGACGAGGTGCGGCGGGATGCTCGCGCCGTACAGCATCACACGAACCGCCGGTCTCGCATGCCGCCCATCGGAGCGCCTCGACTCGCCGGGCAGGCGGCGCGGATGACCGGCCCGACGCCGGCGACGACCATCAGGGTCGTGAGGATGAAGTAGCCCTGACGACCCCTGTGCTACTGGTCAGGAGTAGCAGGTCGGGGACAGCTGATCTCGCTTTCCAGGGCCGTTCCGGTGGGCAATGGGTCCTGGGGCACCGCGAGCAGGGTGGCGTACTCGGAGGCACCGAGTGGCCCGGTGGCCAGTTCGCCGCCTGGCAGCGGCACCTGGAGCTCCTCGTCATCGCGGAGCAGCTCGACCCGGTTGATGCCGGCGATCGAGGTGACCGAGAGCACGACCTGGGCGGCGGCGAGGGTGACCCGGCCGGTGCCGATCGCGTCGTTGGGTGCGACTTGGAGTCGCGCTGTGTCGCCGTCGAGGTCGCGGAGGGTGACCCATTCCTCGGGTGGGAGCGCGGTGCCGATGCCGGCGATCCGGTCCTCTTCGGGAGGGCCGGCCACCAGCTGCTCGAGGATCTTCTCGACGACTTCGGCGCGTGTGGCCACGCAGTAGCGGGCCGCGGTTCTGGCCACGAGGTGCTCGGTGGTGTCGACCCAGTACAGGTGCGGCGACAGGGACTGCTCGGGGGCCGGCGACGGGGCCGGTGCCTGTTCCGGAGCTTCGAGGAGTTGGTAGGGCACCGCGGCGTCGTCGATGACTCGGACGGAATCGTCGGACGGTACACCGCACCCGGCCAGCGCGCCCATCAGCACGGCCAGCAGTACCGCTGTGCTCGTCGTCAGCGTCGTGGTGCCCTTGGCGGTGCGTCTTCCGGCGCGCGGGGTCACGGCTGACCTCCGGATACGGGAAGGGAAAGGACGAAGTCGGCGCCTCCGGCAACGCTCTCACGGCACCATACCGAGCCGCCGTGGACGGCAACGGTCCGTTCGACGATGCTCAGCCCGAGCCCGCTGCCGCCGGTGGCGCCGCGGGCGCCGATCCGGGCGAATCGCTCGAAGATGCGCTCCCGCTCCTCCGAAGGCACCCCCGGGCCCGCGTCCTCGACGTGAATGTCGATGAACCGGCCCCGAGTGGCGATCCGGATACCAGTCAGCCCGCCGCCGTGGGTGTCGGCGTTGCGGATCAGGTTCGACAGTGCACGGCGGGCCTGGAGCGAGTCGACCCGCACCCACAGGCCGGCCGCCGCCGGCTCGGCCGTCACCAGATCGGTCGCCCCGAGCTCCGCCGGACCTGCAACATTCGCGATGCGAGTGTCGGCAACGGCCAGGCGAACGAGGTCGATCACCGGGACGGTCTCCCACTCCGACTCGCGGACGCCCGAGTCGAGACGCCCGAGGGCGATCAGGTCCTCCAACGCCTGGCGGAACCGTTCGAGCTCGGTCCCCATCAGCCGGACCGCAAGCGTGGACGACCCCGACAGCCCGGGTGCACCCTGCAGCACCCCGAGGGCTGTGGTGAGGGTGGCCAACGGCGTACGCAGCTCGTGGGCGACGTCCGCGGCGAACCGGGCATCACGATCGAACTGTTCGGTGACGGTGTCGACCATGTTGTTGAACGACCCCACCAGTGTGGCTAGGTCGGGGTCGTCGACCGGGTCCAGGCGGGTGGCGAGGTCGCCGCCGGAGATCCGGGCGGCCGCGACCGTGACCTGGTTGAGCGGGCGCAACACGGCGCGCGCGGCATAACGGCCCAGCAGCGCACCGGCAATCGTGGTGATCACCGCGCAGACGATGAGTGCGGTGCGCAGGGTGAACAGTGTCCTGTCGAGCTCCTCGGCAACAGTGACCTCGTAATACTCCGCATCCACCGCGGGCAGTGGGAGGCCGACCACGATGGCGGGCGGATCGGTCGCCCGGGTCCAACTCAGGCCGACTGACCCGTCGGCGACCGCCCGCTCGACGTGCTCGGTGGCCGCGTGGCTCTCCTCCACGAGGCCGGAGGAGTACCACTGCCCGCCGGTACGTACGTAGGCGACGGTGCGGTTCGGAAGCGCGATCGCATCGAGCACGTCGGCCACGCTGGCACCGGAAGTGCGCAGCCCATCCTTGGCCAGGGCAGCGTCGGTGTAGGCCTGTTGCAATGCCGTGCGCTCACGCTGCTCGATCAGGTAGTGCCGGGCCGACAAATAGGTCCCCAGGGCAAGGATCACGCTGATCGACAACGCCCAAGCGGCAAAGGCGGCCACCACCGATGACCGCAGTCCGCGCGCGGCCAGCCGAGCCCTCACTGCGGATCCAGCCGGTAGCCCAGGCCGCGGATCGTGAGAACGATCGCCGGGGCGCCGGGGTCCTGCTCGATCTTGGTCCGCAGCCGCCGAATGTGCACGTCCACGATCCGCTCGTCACCGAAGTGACCGTCGGTCCACACCCGTGCGAGCAGGCTGCCGCGACTCATCATCCTTCCGGAGTTCTCGGTCAACGCGTGTAAGAGCTTGAACTCGGTATGGGTCAGGTGCACGTCCTCGTCGCCGCGCCTGAGGGTGGCCGCGGCCGGGTCGAACACCAGCGGACCGTGCCCAGAGTCCAGCACTACCGCGGCGCCCACGTCGGGCGACCCATCAGCGGCGATATCGGGGCGCCGCAGCGCGGCCCGCAGCCGCGCCTGGACCTCGGCGACGTCGAACGGCTTGCGCACGTAGTCGTCGGCGCCGGCCTCCAGGGCCATCACCACATCCCGGGCACCGTCCCGGGCACTGATCACGATGATCGGGGCGGTCGTCTCCGGCCGGGCACCGCGGATGAAGGTGAACCCGTCCAGACCGCCCAACATCAGGTCGACCAGCATCACATCCACCCGCTCGGAGCGGACGAGGGCCAACGCGGTCACCGCCTCGGCGGCCTCGACGACGGTGTACCCGTCCTGCTCCAGCACCAGCCGCAGCGAGGTGCGCAGGCCGTAGTCGTCCTCCAGCACCAGCACCCGCCTCGACACACCCGGCATCGTCTCACCGACCCCCCGACCGCACGCCCGCGTCGACATCCACGGTCCGCATTGTCATGGAACTGCAAAGTGACCGTCGGGGCACCTCCACCTGGCCCGTGCAACCTGGGCCCATGCACCAGAGTGCTCACACGCCACGTCCGCGCCGAAGGCGTGCCCGGCGACCACTGTTCTACACGCGCGATGCCTCAGCCGTGGTGCTCCTGTCGGATCAGACCTTGCGTGAAGGCATCCACGACCTGCGCTGGCGCCTGGAGGAGATGCTGGCAGACGGCCCATCCGCGCTGGTGGTCGACGTGTCCGGACTGACCAGGCTCTCCTCCCCGACCATCGCCGCGCTCCTGTGGGCCAAGCGGCGCTGCACGGCCCGCGGGGTCCGGCTAACACTCACGCAGCCGGACCAGGCCATGGTGGGTCTCCTGCACCGAGCCGGGCTCGACGACGTCCTGGAAATCCACCCTGCTCGCGATTCGGCCCTTGGAAAGGCAACTCGATGACGAACCACCCGCGACCCGACTTTGTGGTCCACCCCGAGGACGCAATGGCGAAGGTTCAGGCCTGGACGGACTCCCGAGTCGTCGGTGAGCGTGCCGCCACTCGCCTCGAGATTCTCGCCGCCTTCGGCGTGCACCTGGGGTTGTCGGCCTCATCGAGGGAGATCACCGTGGACCTCGGCTGGCGCGACCCCAGCTGCGTGGAACTGACCATCGCCTGGTCGCCGTCGCGCGATGGAGCTGCTGACGACCCCGAGCCCTACGTGGCCGACGCCCTCACCGTGCTCACCAAGGAATGGACCCTTCACGACACCCGCCACGCGGCGGAACTGGTGTGCATCGTCGAGGACACCGGAAGCGACGACCGTAGCGATCAGGCCGAGGCGGCTCGGGCTGCACTCACCGACGGCCGCCGCCGGATGGCACCACAGACGGCATGACCTCGGAGGCCCGGACGAACCTCGGGCGCTGATCCGCCGCACTCGCCTCTCCTCGAGCACGGAGCCGTGGCGCCTCCACGCGCCCGCCTCCGTCCGATTTCGCAGCCACTGCGAACACGAACGTCCCCGGTCCCGGTGGTCAGGGGGGTTACCCCCGGGGCTGGGGACTGGGGTCTCGCGTGCGGGCGAGTCACCCCTGCGGGGTGATCTGCCCGGGGCGCGGATGACGCAGGGTGGGCCCGCGTGCTCAGCCGCGGGCGAGACCCTGGAGGTCGACGATGCCGGACGACGATGACCGGGTTCACCAGGCTGGCCGCACGGAGCTTCGCGAACTGGTCGCCGTCGTCGTCCTCTCCGTGACGGCGGTGCTCACCGCGTGGAGCGGATTCGAGGCCAGCAAATGGGGCGGCGAGATGTCGATCGCCTTCTCCCGGGCGTCGACCGCACGGATCGAGGCCTCCCGTGACGCTGCCGAGGCCGATGCCGCGCGTGGCTTCGACCTCGACGTGTTCAGCGTGTACGTCCAGGCGGTCGCCGCCGGCGACGAGGCGTTACGCCAGTTCGTGCAGACCCGCTTCACCGATCACTTCGCAGTCGCGTTCGACGCCTGGACGGCGATGTCGCCCCTCGCGAACCCCGACGCGCCCAAGAGCCCCTTCGCGCTCCCCGAATACCAACCACCGGGAGCGGCCGAAGCAGCGGCGGCAGATGCACGCGCCGACGCGCTCTTCGCCGAAGCCCTGGAGAACAACCAACGCGGCGACAACTACACGCTGCTGACGGTGCTGTTCGCGCTGGTGCTGTTCTTCACCGCGGTATCGCAGCGACTGCGCTCAGCGAGCCTGACCTGGGTGGTCATCGGTGGCGCGATGGCCTTGCTCCTCGTGGGTGTGGGCTTCCTCATCGCGTTCCCGAAGATCGTGTGAGCCGGATCGGCATAATGTGGGTCACACTCGCGAGGAGGGGAACCCGATCGTGGCAGTTGATCCCGATGCCGCCAGAGCTCGCGTGCATGCCACTGCCTCGCTGACCTCGGGAGCGAGGATCACGGAGCCGTCGAAGTGTGACGCCTCCCCCAGCGTCCGGTGTGCGTCGTCCCAGGTGCCGTCAGCAAGATCGAGGGTCGGGGACACCACGAGCCGCATATGGACGTCGCCACCGACGAGCCCCAGGCCGAGTTGGCCCGGCGGGCACCGGGGTCGAGGAGCATCTCCGGCCAACCTCAGTAGGCCTCGTTGAACCATCGAAGCGCAGCGGGACCTCGGGTGCGTACTCAGCGAGCCAGAACCGGTGAAACAGCGCCTGGTCGCAGGTGGGGATCACGACGGGGCTGCGGGTCACCCGGCGCAACTGGGCCAGGCCGGCCTCGAAGTAGCGCCACTGCTGCCACATGAGGTCTCGTTCAGGATCCTCGGCGAACTCGAACGCCACCTCCGCGACCGCGAGAACCCTGCTACGCCGTCACCTGCGCCCTGACGACAACCGGCGAGCCGGCCGGTCGGACTCCGCCCGGTCGAGCGCGCCCGCCATCGCGAACACGACAGCGGGCAGGACCACCGTCAGTGCCGAGGTGGTGACGATCAGGGTCACGGCGTCGGCGCCGCTCATGTGGTCCAGGTGCCGGCTGTGGAACACTGTGTGCGGCAGGCCGAACACGAACAGCGCTGCCGTGGCGGTGCGCACCAGCACCGGTGTCAGCCGGGTCGCGGCGACCACGAAGATCACCGTCATCCCGAGGTTCATGAAGCCGTAGTCGCGCACCAGGTGCTCGTTGTACGGCGGCAGCGCCGCCACCCAGCCGGTGTCGATCAGCGGGATGGGCCCGTCGTCGTAGAAGGACCGGGGCGCGAAACCTGCCCAGACGCCGAGCGTGGCGGTGAGCAGGCCGAGCACGATGACCAGCGCGCGGGTCCACGCCCTCATGATCGGCTCCGGTCCGGGGCGCCCTGGTCGTCCGAGCGCGCGGCGAGGTAGTCGGCGAAGGTGATCCGGCCGTCGGCGTGCTCGGGTGCCAGGTGGTAGCCGGCGCGCAGGCCGCCGAAGGCCCGTCCGGGCGCCCGGAATGGCACGACGGCGCGATGGCGCCCCGTCGAGCGCAAGTACATCCGGGCCATGTCGGTGGCCTTCATGATCTCCGGCCCGCCCATGTCGGCCACCCGGCCGGCGGGCGGTGCCAGCGCGAGGGCGGCGAGCCGCTCGGCCACGTCGGCGTGGTCCACCGACTGGAAGCTCACGTCTGGTACGAGCATCACCGGGAGCCGCGCGAGCGAGTCGAAGACCGAGCGGACGTAGTCGTGGAATTGTGTGGCCCGCTGGATCGTGTACGGGACGCCCGACTGCTCGATGATCCGCTCGGCGGCCACCTGGAGCCGGTAGTACTTGATCGGTATCCGGTCGATGCCGACGACCGAGATGAACAGCAGGTGCGACACGTCCGCGTCGGCGGCGGCCTCGGCGAGCGCGCGCTCCATATCGACGTTGCGGTGCGAGGTTGCTGTGTGGACCACCACCTCCACGCCGTCGAGCGCGGCCACGAGCCCGACGCCGGTCTTCCAGTCCACGGTGCGCAGGCCCGGCCCGGACCGCCGGCTGGTGACCCGAACGTCGTGCCCGGCCTGCCGGAGCCGGTCGACCACGAGAGAGCCCAGCCGCCCGGTGCCGCCGGTCACGAGAAATGTGGTTGTCATGCTCCCTAGACCGGGCAGCGGCACGAAACGTGACAGCAGCTCAGCGCTGTCACAATCGGAGCGCGCCGTCCGGTCCGAGGTGGTGACCGGACGGCGATCGGCGCCGCCGGCAGCACTCGGAGGTGCATGATGAAGATCGTCGTCATCGGCGGCAGCGGGCTGATCGGGTCCACCGTCGTCAACCGGCTCCGCGAACACGGGCACGAGGCCGTCCCGGCGTCGCTGGACACCGGCGTCGACATCCTCACCGGTGAGGGCCTGGCCGAGGTGATGGCCGGCGCGGACGTCGTCGTCGATGTGTCCAACTCCCCGTCGTTCGAGGACGAGGCGGTGCTGCGGTTCTTCGAGACGTCCACTCGGAACCTGCTCGCCGCCGAGGCGACCGCGCAGGTGGGCCACCACGTCGCGCTCTCGATCGTCGGGGCCGACCGGCTGCCCGACGGCGGCTACCTGCGGGCGAAGGTCGCCCAGGAGAAGCTGATCCAGGCCGGCCCGATCCCCTACTCGATCGTCCGCTCCACCCAGTTCTTCGAGTTCGTGAAGGCCATCGTCGACACCGCCACCGACGGCGACACGGTCCGGCTGCCGCACGTGCTCTTCCAGCCGATCGCCGCCGCCGACACCGCCTCGATGGTGGGCCGGACGGCGGCCGGGGCACCGCTGAACGGGATCGTCGAGATCGGCGGGCCCGAGCGATTCCGGTTCGACGACTTCGTCCGCGACGGCCTGGCCGCCCGGCACGATCCGCGCAGGGTGGTCGCCGATCCGCACGCCCGCTACTTCGGCACCGAGCTCGACGAGCGGTCGATCGTGCCCGGCGACGGCGCGGTCCTCGGCGAGACCCGGTACGCGGACTGGCTGAGCCGGACGGCGGCCGCTGCCGGAGCTGGCTAGGGGTCTTGTCCGGAGGGAACCACGAGTGCCAGGCTGGGTGATCGGCGCCGGCCGGACGCCCGGACGCGTTCGGCGGCACCATCCGACCGCTGGGAGGCCGTCGTGCAACTCGGGGCACGCCCTCCACGGTTGCTCCGCGGGCGGGACACGGAGTGCGACGTCCTGCTCGAGCTGATCCGGGCGGCTCGATCGGGTCAGAGCGCCGTGCTCGCGGTGCAGGGCGAGGCGGGCATCGGCAAGAC
This genomic window contains:
- a CDS encoding ATP-binding protein: MRARLAARGLRSSVVAAFAAWALSISVILALGTYLSARHYLIEQRERTALQQAYTDAALAKDGLRTSGASVADVLDAIALPNRTVAYVRTGGQWYSSGLVEESHAATEHVERAVADGSVGLSWTRATDPPAIVVGLPLPAVDAEYYEVTVAEELDRTLFTLRTALIVCAVITTIAGALLGRYAARAVLRPLNQVTVAAARISGGDLATRLDPVDDPDLATLVGSFNNMVDTVTEQFDRDARFAADVAHELRTPLATLTTALGVLQGAPGLSGSSTLAVRLMGTELERFRQALEDLIALGRLDSGVRESEWETVPVIDLVRLAVADTRIANVAGPAELGATDLVTAEPAAAGLWVRVDSLQARRALSNLIRNADTHGGGLTGIRIATRGRFIDIHVEDAGPGVPSEERERIFERFARIGARGATGGSGLGLSIVERTVAVHGGSVWCRESVAGGADFVLSLPVSGGQP
- a CDS encoding SDR family oxidoreductase, with the translated sequence MTTTFLVTGGTGRLGSLVVDRLRQAGHDVRVTSRRSGPGLRTVDWKTGVGLVAALDGVEVVVHTATSHRNVDMERALAEAAADADVSHLLFISVVGIDRIPIKYYRLQVAAERIIEQSGVPYTIQRATQFHDYVRSVFDSLARLPVMLVPDVSFQSVDHADVAERLAALALAPPAGRVADMGGPEIMKATDMARMYLRSTGRHRAVVPFRAPGRAFGGLRAGYHLAPEHADGRITFADYLAARSDDQGAPDRSRS
- a CDS encoding NAD(P)H-binding protein — protein: MKIVVIGGSGLIGSTVVNRLREHGHEAVPASLDTGVDILTGEGLAEVMAGADVVVDVSNSPSFEDEAVLRFFETSTRNLLAAEATAQVGHHVALSIVGADRLPDGGYLRAKVAQEKLIQAGPIPYSIVRSTQFFEFVKAIVDTATDGDTVRLPHVLFQPIAAADTASMVGRTAAGAPLNGIVEIGGPERFRFDDFVRDGLAARHDPRRVVADPHARYFGTELDERSIVPGDGAVLGETRYADWLSRTAAAAGAG
- a CDS encoding gluconokinase, with the translated sequence MLYGASIPPHLVVMGVSGSGKTTVATRLAELLDRPFAEADDMHPPANVAKMSAGAPLTDADREPWLRTVRDWLSAQAEQCRSAVVTCSALRRVYRDVLREAACGDPVVGIVVEFDASAWCDLVRRPRTRRGGGSAR
- a CDS encoding response regulator transcription factor → MLVLEDDYGLRTSLRLVLEQDGYTVVEAAEAVTALALVRSERVDVMLVDLMLGGLDGFTFIRGARPETTAPIIVISARDGARDVVMALEAGADDYVRKPFDVAEVQARLRAALRRPDIAADGSPDVGAAVVLDSGHGPLVFDPAAATLRRGDEDVHLTHTEFKLLHALTENSGRMMSRGSLLARVWTDGHFGDERIVDVHIRRLRTKIEQDPGAPAIVLTIRGLGYRLDPQ
- a CDS encoding STAS domain-containing protein, with the protein product MVLLSDQTLREGIHDLRWRLEEMLADGPSALVVDVSGLTRLSSPTIAALLWAKRRCTARGVRLTLTQPDQAMVGLLHRAGLDDVLEIHPARDSALGKATR
- a CDS encoding GerMN domain-containing protein, producing the protein MTPRAGRRTAKGTTTLTTSTAVLLAVLMGALAGCGVPSDDSVRVIDDAAVPYQLLEAPEQAPAPSPAPEQSLSPHLYWVDTTEHLVARTAARYCVATRAEVVEKILEQLVAGPPEEDRIAGIGTALPPEEWVTLRDLDGDTARLQVAPNDAIGTGRVTLAAAQVVLSVTSIAGINRVELLRDDEELQVPLPGGELATGPLGASEYATLLAVPQDPLPTGTALESEISCPRPATPDQ